A segment of the Nitrospirota bacterium genome:
AATAGCAGTCAGCCACATTAAGGATATCGCGGGGAAAGACACGCTCCCGTATCTCAAATCCATAGGATTTATTGACCGGTATGGAGAGGAAAGGATCGGGGCCATCCTTCAGGTTCTCGATAACAGGCAGTTTGCTCCTCTTTCATCCGGCGCGGGAAGGGTTTTTGATGCGGTCTCAGCCATCATGGGCGTGTGTGATACCAATACCTTTGAAGGAGAAGCGGCGATTGCCCTTGAAGCGATCGCGCTCCCTAACGTGCAGGATGATTACCCGGTGAATATCATATTCAGGGAGAAGATGGAAATAGACTTTGCCCATACAATTTTAGGTATTACCGGAGATCTTGCGAAAGGGGTAGACAGGGGCATTATTTCATCCAGATTCCATAATACCGTTATTACGGCCATTGCAAGGGTAGTGGAGAAACTGTCGTCCCTCCATCTGATCGATGATATCGTCTTATGCGGCGGGGTTTTTCAGAACGTCTATCTCCTGGAACGAACCATCCAGCGGCTCCGGTCTCTTGGTCTGGAGGTCCATATACATGAGAAAGTGCCGACCAATGATGCCGGGATTTCCCTCGGCCAGGCATATATCGTGAGGGAGCGAATGAAATCGGTCAGCGGGTCTCAGACCTGAAATACTTTTGGACAGTGACCAGCCGGGATATTTATACTCAAAACCAGCGATACGCATAGTCATTGCGAGTGTAGCGAAGCAATCTCGTCGTATCAGCTGAGATTGCCACGTCCCGAATTCGTTCGGGACTCGCAATGACTGTTTGCTACACGTTTGAGTTATTTATTGCTGGATCTGGGTTATAATTAGGGAAACAGCACTATTACTCAGGATAAGGAGCCACATAATGAAAAATGTCATTGAAAGAATAAGAAAGCTTATGGACGAGATAGGAAGGCCGATCAAGCTTATGGAGGTGTGCGGCACACATACGGTTGCCATATTCAGGCATGGCATCAGGGATGTTATTCCGAAGGCCATAAGCCTCCTGAGCGGCCCTGGCTGCCCTGTCTGCGTGACGCCGATAAGGGACGTGGATATCGCGATAGCGGTTTCAAGGCTCGACAACTGCATCCTCTCGACCTTCGGCGATATGATGCGGGTGCCGGGACATAAACAGTCGCTCTTTCACGCGCAGGCTGAAGGAGCGCATATCAGCATAGTCTATTCCCCGATGGATGCCCTTAAACTGGCAACCGAGAACAGGGACAAAAATGTGATTTTCTTTGCAACAGGGTTCGAGACCACATCCCCTTCTGTGGCCGGGACACTTTCCGAGGCCGAACGGCTGGGCATAGAGAATTTTTTCATTTACTCCGCGCACAAGATCGTCCCTCCCGCCCTCAGGGCGCTTCTTGATTCTCCTGACCTGAAGATCGACGGGCTTATCCTGCCCGGACATGTCAGCACCATCATCGGCACCGGCCCGTATGAATTCATCGCTTCTGACTACAGAATCCCTTCTGTTGTCACAGGGTTTGAGGCTGACGATATCCTCAGCGCCATTTTGATGCTCCTTGAGCAAACCGCATCCGGAAGGGCCGAGGTCGAGATTCAGTACACGCGCGTCGTGAAAAAAGAAGGCAACCAGAAGGCAATGGCCCTCATCGAAAAGTATTTTGAGCCGTGTGATGCGAACTGGAGGGGCATCGGGGTGATTCCCATGAGCGGATTGAAACTGCGGGATACTGTCAGCAACTGGGATGTCAGCCGCATACTGACCGTTGAAGTTCCGGACGCCCAGGAACCCAAAGGATGCCAGTGCGGCAGCGTGCTCAGGGGCATTAAGATACCGACGGACTGCCGCCTCTTCGGCAAGGGATGCACGCCGGAACACCCTGTCGGTGCCTGCATGGTGAGCACAGAGGGAAGCTGTGCAGCCTATTACAAATATTCCGGGGTGATAAAGACGTAATGTGTCTTCGGCAGATTTATATTTAGACAGAATCGATTTCCGGAGATACCTTTCCCCTGACGAGTGTATGCAATGCGGGTTTCCTTCCTGTGAAGAATTCATTGCTGCGGTCCGAACCGGAACAAAAAACCCCCGGGACTGTTCTTTCATCAGCAGAAACAGGGCCTATGCGTTTGAGGCGGTTCAGAAAATGGGCGAATTGTGGCCCGAGGTGCCGCTTCTGTTCCATCCGAGGCCGGGCTTTACCGGGCTTCTTGCGCTGAATAATCCGGATGATACGTCCATGGTTATCGTTACCGGGAACAATGAATATACCGAACAGGTACTCATGACTGTCTTCAGCACCACCGAATGCCCGTTTTTTCTTCTCTTTATCGATACCGGGGGAAACACGGTGGACATGTCGATGGTGTATCAGACCTTAACTGCCGAGAGGATTTCCAATGGACTGGAACACGCAGGAATAATGAAAAGAAAATCCACGGGAACATTAATCATCCCGGGCCTTGCAGCCTCACTCGGGCCCGATGTCGAAAAACTGACCGGATGGCGCATAAATGTGGGGCCGGTATGCGCTGCTGAACTGCCCCTGTTTCTTTCTGATATCTGGATTCCCCCGTTGTAATCATCGGTTCTGCGTTAATTACAAGGTTAAGACCCGTAATCTGCAATGAACGCTGCCTATCTTATCACAGCAGGCATATGGTAAAATATTCAGGAATAAAGGAGGGTTAGGGCATGGAAAGGATACTTCTCGGTCATGGCAGCGGCGGAAGGCTGATGTATCAGCTGATTAAAGAGCATTTTGTACCGGAGTTCCACCTGAAGGTACTGAACGACTCAGCGGTGCTGGGAGTGGCCAAACAGGGGAAAATCGCCTTTTCGACAGATTCATATGTCGTGTCCCCCATCTTTTTCCCCGGGGGAGATATCGGCGAGCTTGCAGTGTACGGCACAGTGAACGACCTTTCCATGGTGGGAGCAAAACCTCTGTATATGACCGCAGGTCTGATTCTGGAAGAGGGTTTCCCTCTTGATGACCTGAAAAAGATCCTCGGTTCCATGGCGGATGCAGCCAAAAAGGCAGGAATAAAAATTGTCGGCGGAGACACGAAGGTTGTCAATAAAGGCAAGGCAGACGGCATATTTATCAATACCTCGGGGGTCGGGGTGATAGGAAAAGGTGTGAATATCTCACCCCTGAAGGTACGGCCAAAAGATAAGGTCATTGTGAGCGGGCCGATCGGCAATCACGGGATATCTGTTATTGCCAAGAGAAACGGGCTGACATTCAATCCACCCGTTCTCAGCGATACCGCACCCCTCAACGGACTTGTGAGCGAAATGCTCAGAAAGACCAAGAAGATACATGCCATGCGGGACCCTACAAGGGGAGGTCTGGCGACAACACTCAAGGAGATAGCCGTGGATTCAGGGTACTGCATTGTGCTGGAAGAGCGCGCTATCCCTGTTCCGCCGGGAGTGAAAGGCGCTTGCGAACTGCTCGGACTTGATCCGCTCTATGTGGCAAATGAAGGGATACTGATCGCAATCGTAGACCATTCGGTTGCAGATTCCCTCGTCCAGACCATGAAAAAACATCCGGTCGGCAAAGGGACCCGCATCATCGGAGAAGTGCAGAAATCTCCCACGGGCATGGTATTGCTGAAAACTGCAATCGGCGGGACGAGGATTGTCGAGATGCTTTCAGGCGACCAGCTTCCGAGAATCTGCTGATAAGAGATTATTATGATATTGGGCGTGAACGTTGACCATGTGGCAACCCTGAGGCAGGCAAGGGGGGGTATTGAACCTGACCCGGTCATGGCGGTAACCCTCGCAATTCTCGGTGGCGCAGACGGGATTACGGTGCATCTCCGGGAAGACAGGCGTCATATACAGGACAGGGACCTCAGGCTGCTGAAAGAGTTTGTGCCTGTTGAACTGAACCTTGAAATGGCCGCAACAAAGGAGATGATCAACATAGCGGTGAAAACAAAACCCGGGATGGTTACGCTTGTACCTGAAAAAAGACAGGAACTGACCACAGAAGGCGGCCTTGACATGAAGTCGCAGAAAAACCATATCAGGGCAGCGGTCAAAAAGATTCAGGGAGCGGGCATTCCGGTCAGCCTGTTCATCAACCCGGATGCCGGCGATATCGAGCTCTCGAGACAGACAGGCGCTGACATGGTCGAGATTCATACCGGGATGTATGCAAATGCACAAGGGAAAAAGCAGGAAAAGGAACTGGCGCGTGTCATGAATGCGGTTCAGCATGGATTGAACGCCGGTCTTCAGGTCAATGCAGGCCACGGCCTGAATTATTTCAACGTGGGGAATATTGCTGCCATTCACGGACTCAGGGGGCTGTATATCGGGCACAGCATTGTATCACGGGCGATGCTTGTGGGAATGGAGAGCGCGGTAAGAGAAATGAAAGAACTGATAAAGGAGGCTTCAAGGAGCTGATATGACAAAGAAAATTCTTATCCTCTGTTGCGGATATATGTATGGATGCGATAATGCGTTTGGATATCATGTCTTTAAAGTTTTGGAAAAGATGCCCTTGCCTCAGAACGTGGATTTGATGGAAGTCGGTTTGTCAGCATGTATGATCCCGCATGTCATGGTAGAGAAGGATAAACTGGTCATAGTTGATGTCTTTGATCATAGTAAAGAGGCCCCGGGAACCATTATGCGCCTGAAAACGGAAGAGTTGCCGCTGAAATTCGATCTCAAGAAAGATCCCGCGAAGGTACATCTTGTTGAAACTCTGGAACACATGCAGTTAACCGGATACTGTCCCGAGACTGTCTTTATCGGTGTTGTCCCTAAAAATATGCAAATTGAATCTGAACAGTTGACCCATGAAATTCAGAGTAAAATCCCTGAAGTTATCGATTTGATCTTAAAGGAAATCGATTAACATGAACGGCTTTATTATAAGCCAAAGCCAGCGATAAGAATGGTTCGATTCCAGTTGCGAGACAAACTGAAGCAACCCCGTCCTTCTGCCCTATTCCGTCATTGCGAGGAACGCAGTGACGAAGCAATCTTGTCGTTCGGAACAACAATGAGATCGCCACGCTTCGCTCGCGATGACAACCAATGAAAAAAAGCGTCACAGCCTCATTTCCATTCAACGTCGCGATGAAAAAAGGACAGATTGCCGTGCTCCCGCTGGTTGCTCGCAATGACCGGTTTGCCAAACGTGTGAGTTATTTCTTGTTGGATCAAGGTATAAATTAATTCTGGTTAATCTCTGTCTTGGTCCTGGGCGCACACAGACCAAGGTATATCAGAGTGCCCAGGAGAGGATTATATTTAAAACGTTATCCGGGTCAGAACTGACATGATTCTTATAGATACATGGATACTGATAAATTAATACAACTATCATTTCAGTATTATCACGCAGGGAATTTTGAAGAAGCTCAACAGACCTGCCTGGAAATACTGAAAGATCAACCAGACAATGAACAAATAATATATCTTCTTGGAATTATATACGTTCAGCTTGAAGAATATGATTTGGCAGAGCAGTATTTCGAGAAGCTGCTTCAGGTTGATAAAGATAATGCTGACGCCTATCTCGCATTGGGAGCGATTTATCACAAACAAAGGCTTTTTGACAAAGCTGTTAGTTGCTACAGAAAGGTAATCGAGAGTGATGCTGAATGTGCTGAAGTACATGAAAACCTAGGTGATATCTTCAGGGAGACACAGTATTTTGATGAAGCTATCAACTATTACAAGAAAGCTCTTCACCTGAACCCCAACGCTCCTGAAGTATGGTGCAGTCTGGGGGATATTTATAAAGCGAGGAAACAGTTTGATCTCGCGACTTTTCATTACCGGTCTGCGTTAAGATATAAATCTGATTATGCCGAAGTTTATAGCAATCTTGGAAGCATTTTTCATGAGCAAAGACGATTGGATGAAGCGATACGTTATTATCAGAAGGCCCTGGAAATTAATTCAAACCATATTGATGCCGGTATAAATCTCCAAAATGCTTCTCTTGAGAAAAAAGAGCTTGAAGAGACACTGCGATTTTATCAATATTGGTTAGACGTTGCTATGACGCTGGGATTCTTGAAAGTTGAAATGCTGATTAATGCCTTTATCAACAAATTCTATTTCAAGATATTACACGTGCAATACTATCCTGATCTTTTCTGCTATGACAAATCTCCTTTTAGCTTAAAACGCCGAATATTAGAAAGTATCCTCAAAGACAATGAGAAGATTCGTGATGTTGACAATTTATTAGGAGACTTAGATCGGCTCTCCACGATCAGAGAATATCATGAAAAAAACACGGTTACTCTTATATCCCAATACCATAAAAATAGCGCAAACACTAGTTATAGAATATCTCATGCAATAAATGCCTTTGAAAAAATGCACCGTGAATTTATGATAATTGCATCAAGAATTGAAAATGAGCTTGTAAATGCCTTAAATTCTTAGTCGGATTCAAAAGACGAAGTAACACATGAAAAATCTTCCTAAATCCAGCGTCAAGAATGGCCATTGCGCATGTAGTTGCGAGGCAGAGCCGAAGCAACCCCATTCTTCCGAACTACCCCCAGTTGTTGTGCAACGCATAATTAGAGTATTCGACGCCACTGACTATCCCCCGAAAACTATGCCACTTTTAGGTTTAGTGTTTTTCCCTGTTGACCTCCCTATTCCGTCATTGCGAGGAACGCAGTGACGAAGCAATCTTGTCGTTCGGAACAACAATGAGATCGCCACGCTTCGCTCGCGATGACAACCAATGAAAGAAAGCGCCACAGCCTCATTTCCATTCAACCTCGCGATGAAAAAAGACAGATTGCCGCGCTCCCGCTGGTCGCTCGCAGTGACTTCCATCGCGATGACTTCCATGGTTGTCATTGCGAGGTGCGAAGCGACGAAGCAATCCCCTTTATTAAAGCAAAATAACAACGTTTTGTATGCTCCTTGCAGATGCTCGAAACCGACCTGTTTAGCGATCATTTGAGTTCCTTATCGCTGGATTTAGATAATGACTAATCTATTCGAGTTGGTTGCTGACTTGCCGGATAAGATGATGGGTTGTGGTCTCTTCCATGACAGGTAAGATAACACTCGCCAGCCTTGCTGCCCAAATCGATAAATTCGAGCCTGCCCCCGCTTGACTGTGTGATTGAAATATTATCAAAATCCATAAGATGGGTATATACAGTGCTGCCATGAGGTGTATGGCATGTCCTGCAGGAAGTTCCAACTGTTGCAATATGAATATTATGATAAATAAAGCTTTCATTCCCGAGAATGCTCTCCCGTCTGTGGCAACTGTAGCAAAGTTCGTATTGAAAAGGGCCCTCAGTTCCGTCTGAAGTAGTAAAATTTTTGGATAATATCATGCTGTAGATGGAAGCATGAGGACCTTGTGGCCCCAGGGGATCATCATTGTTATGGCATGCTGAACATTTAATCATGTCAGATGTGGTTAAAGGCGGAATCAGGCTTGGCACGTCCATATTTTTCCCCTGGGAGATGACAGGGTGATAGGAGGGATTCGCCACTGAAAATATTTCTGCAAGGTTTCTCTGATTGCCCGGAAGATTCGCACTGTACGAATGGCATTTGAAGCAGAGCTCGTATTCGAACGTAATCTGGTCGATAATGAGCCCTTGAGCATTCACTCCTTTAATCCCTGCAGTTTTATTTTCAGTCTGGACATAATGATGGTGATGACAATCCCCGCATTCTGAATGCCTCTGCGCAGAGGGATCATTTTCGGGCATGATCTCACCGTATTTATGAATGCCTTTATTTTCAACCGGATGACGGTAGGATTTCAGGAATTCCCTCTGGAGATTTGCTGCTTTGGTATTCTGGGCAAGGTCTCCTTCGTTCCTGGTAGCTTCGACATTAGCGCTTTCCCCATGGCAGCGGAAGCAGAACAAATCCCTTTCAACAGAGAGCATAGGAGTATTCAATATGCCGTGTCCTTTATGGCAGCTGTTGCATCCCTTGGGCAGTTTGCTTCTGTCACCATGAGGACTTGTGGTTAAGGATTCTGAACGAAGAAAAGTTGGTACTGTTACCAGAATGAGGCACACAACAATAATTATTCCGAGATATTTTTGAGTCCTTTTCATATCTTATGTATCGAATATCCAGATAAAATATTCAAATTCAAAAAGGAGGTATACAACGGACGCCGGTCATTATGGCATATGACAGACCAGGCATACCTCATCATATGTTGTTTTGCGCCAGAAAGGCGGTGCATCGGGATTGCCCTTTCCTCCGTGAGGATCATGGCATGAAGTGCACTGCACACCGAAATCACCCTGAGTGGGGTACAGCCTGACATCAGGATCTGTGCCGCTGCTTTGATCTCTACCCCTTCTTATCGGCCAGTTCAGATGAAGGAGATCTGTTTCCCTGTTTCGTTCATTTACCAACGCCAGATCATAAACAATTGAAACAGGATGTCCGCCCGACAGATCTGTGCCAAGATAGCCTGCGTCTCCTTCTGTAATAAAATCCGGCGTAGTTTCTATCTGGTCTTCCTTGCTTATGACTGATCCTATGGCAACTGTTCCATCATGGCAGCTGAGGCATAATTTTGAGAACCCATCCACAGGCGGGGCCTCTTCACGTGAAGAATATGATCTCAGGGTCGGACTCCAGTAGTTGATATAATTCTGAACCTCCGTTAATGAATGATTCCACAGGGGCGAAGCAGGACTTGCATTGTGAGGAGTATGACAGAAAATGCATATGCGGGTTTCTGAGCCGGCAGATGCCGGACCGGGCCCTGTGACAGACAGATTATGTTTGGTATTGCTGATACCCGCAGTTGCATGCAGTGGACATAGCAATGTTGTAAAAATTCCCCAGAATATCAGAAAAAGATGAAAGCAATTGTGTTTGATCATACAAACTTTTTAGTGCAATTTCCGCTGTATTTGTGCATATGTTATTATAGCATTCATATCAATTCTTTTCTTTCAGATATTGAAATATCTGCACTCTTCTGTTATAGGAATCCGCGACATAAATCCTGTCCCGAGTGTCGATATACACACCGGCAGGAAGGGACATCTCTCCTTTCCTCCTGCCTGATTTGCCTACCACCAGGAGGAGTCTGCCGGTGCGATCAAAAATCTGCACATTGTCAAAGTGTGCATCAGACACGTAAATATGTCCTTCAGAATCAACCGCGACTCCCTTGGGTTTTGACAGATCACCTGTACCGTCCCCAAGCTTTCCGAACGACGATACAAAAGAGCCATTTCTATCAAAAATCTGAATGCGGAAATTGAGAGAATCGGTGACATAGATGAATCCGTCCCGCCCGGCAAAGATATGTGTTGGATAATGGAACTCACCTTTGGCGGTGCCATTTTTTCCGAACTGGAACAGGAATCTCGCATCTTTCACAGAAAATACGAGAACTTTGTGGCCGTGAGTATCGACTATGTATATTCTCTCGTCATCAATCGCGATGCCGGCAGGTCTTGCGAAATATTCGGGTGACCCTATCTCGTACAGATACTTCCCCTCCCTGTCACAGATTATGACTCTCCTGAGGAGAGAATCGCTGATGTATATATTCCCGGTTTTGTCTGCTGCGATTCCTATCGGAGAGATGAACCTGTCTTTTTGAAATGAGGCAATCTGCATAACCTGTCTGTTCAGTAGGTCAAAAACGTGAACTGAAGAACTCCCGGGGTCGGTTACATACACTCTGTTAAGGTCAGCATAGACACCATGAGGTCTCAGCATCTCCTGTGCATCTTCCTTTCCGAGAAGACTGTCAAGGGCTTTCATGAGCCAGGATTTGCTCGCACCCATATCTCTTGAGCCTGATAAGGTTTTTACCATCTGAATCCGTGGTTGCTGCGGAGGAGATGGCCAGAACAGACTTGAAGCTTGATAGTTTTTATTGATATTTTTAGTACTGTTCTCAGTGCCTGCACAGGAAACGCACAGCAAAAGAGAACAAAGCAGAACATACAGATAGCTTTTCGAACGTAATATTAAACCAGTAACTAAATACCTTGATGTCATTCCCGCAAGTGAAGCCCGTCGGAAACAATTTAGAATACATCTGCGTTTATTCAAGATCCGCAGAAGAATGCCGGACAAGCCGGAATAGCAGTATTGTATATCTTTCATCTATTCTATTTTCTCATGTTGCATCAAATTATTCTTCTAAGCTTCAGAAACAGTCTTCTTTGGTAACTTTCTCTTTTTCCATAATCTGTTTTCATAAGACGGCTCTCAAGGGTAAAGATTAATTTTCCTATCCTGTATTCTGTGTTCAATTCAATTTGATCAGTTCTCTTTGTGGGATTATTCTCAATCTTATCCCATGTTTCCTTAAATTTTATTAAAATAATAAGATTTCTGAAGAGAGGATATTGTATAGTCTCCTCGAAGAAGAATCTCCTGAGGCTTCTGGAATTTGTTTCTCCAGCAAAGAAACCGGAATGTGCTGTGATAGTTGCCCAACCAACAGGATAGGAAATGGTACCGGTAACGCTGTAACGGGTTGTTTCTAATGTTATCTTTTCTTTTTTGGGTAATTCCGGGTCAAATTCATCATCAAAAGCAGATATTCTTCTGTCTCTCTCAATGTCTGCTTTCGAAAATAACAGTTCACCCTCTATAGTCCATTGTGCTCTTGATAATCTTCTTCCTATTCCCCTTCCCCGTATGCCGGTCCTCAGCGAATGGGAAATCCTGTCTATTTTTGTCTCCCTTTTCTCCAAAGTCTCCTCATCACCGAAAAAATCTCCTTCCAGTGACGTAAAATATATTTGTTTCTCGTTAATAAGCAAAAATGAATAATTTGTGTACCATACACCGAATTTCAGTTTTCTTGTAGTTAGAATAAGTTCTACCGCATTTTGCAAGGAGTATCCGCTATCTTCATCGTCTTTATATCGTATATTGTATCTTGGTGAGAAATCGAAACCCCAAAAGGGCCTTCCATAACTCAGACTGGCAGATATCCCGTAAAAATTCGCTTTTCGGTTATTTTCCTTTCTCAGTCCGTAATTCAGTGAAAGACTGCTCCGCAGTCTATTGGTAAATCTGTAGCCCCATGTGCCGTTTACCGTGTGAATATCCTTTTTAATGTCCGTTGCAGTGACACCCTGGAGTTTTAGTCCGGGGAAGTTATATTTATATTGAGTGTAGGAATATGTATAGTACTGATCGAATATTTTTCGTTCTCTAATAAAAAGATTTGATGTGAAAGATAGAAGGCTCAGATAATCAATGTCTGTATAGCTAAAGAAATTATAAAAATCGAACCTTTTAATGATACTGGTTCTCGTATTTATACGGACATATCTTCCTTTGTAACTGGTTGCTGGGCTGGAGAAGTCTGTATACTGTGCAAAGATTTGATAACTAGTATTGAGAAACTCGAGCGAGCCTCTTACGTCAAGTGTATACGTCTCCGATTCTATTTTGCCGGATGCTCTTTCAAATTGCAGCAAATCCTGATAGAGGTGGTTATATTCAAGTCTTATTAATGGGAAATTCCGAAATCGTGAGATCCTTAGACGGGCTCCGTAATTGTACTCTGTCCAGTGAAAATCCCTATCCGCTGTTACTATCACTCCGGCGGGATCAAGGGTGTGATTTAGTTTCCTTCCAAAGATATCCAGCGAGATCGGTCTGTAGGGAAGAAAAGTGAGAGAGAAATCATACCCGATAAAATGGGATTTCCAGGTATCATCACTATAGCCAGCTAATTGGCGAAAATCATTATAAAGAACTGTAGCAGTAAAAACTGCAAGCCTTGGGTGATAAATATATCCTCCGCCATCAAGCCTGTAGTTCTGCTCAAAGTAGGATAAAGTGGATTTGAATTCTTTATCGCCTGTTGTATAAGAAGTAAAAAAATCCTTGTAAGAGAGTTCAATGAGGCCTTTGAGATAGAATCTTTTTGGATAAAGGATTGTCATCTGGGCTGAAGCTTCTGAAGGTAGTAGGAGAGAGAAATAAATACTTGACAAAAAAATAAGTATAAAGAACCTCTGATGGTTCAAAATAATCTTTTCTCCATAAATCTTTTTCCTCAGATTGTTTAAATCCCAATCACGTACTCATATTATAAAATTCGTATATAGCAATAAATAATAATATGTAAGGCAGTATCAGAAAAAAGAAGAAAAAAATTTCTTAACTAGTTCTGTTATGTAACTAGTTCTGTTATGAATACAATATAGTCACTTGATCGATACAATGCATTATTATTGCGGTTGTTTTCCGCTCACATACTGAAAAACCTGCACCCGACGGTTAAATGTATCTGTGATATATATCCTGTCTTTATTATCGATAAACAAGCCTGTGGGTAAATAGAATTCACCTGGCTTCTTGCCCGGGTTCCCCACCCACAAAAGAAGCTTTCCTTCCTCGTCGAATATCTGAAAGTTATTGAATGCGGTATCAACGACGTATATATGCCCCTCGGAATCAATGCCAATTCCCTGGGGTCTTGTAAAATACCCTGATGAATCGCCTAACCTGCCGAATTCTTTTATGTATTTCCCATCGGGATCGAATATCTGTACCCTAAAGTTGAATGAATCGACCACAAAGAGGCGGCCAGATTGGTCAAGTGCCAGATAGCTTGGAAAATTGAATTCACCTTTTTCACTGCCTCTTTCCCCGATTGTAGACATAAGACGACCATCGTTGTTAAAAACCTTTATCATGTGATTCTGTGTGTCAGCTACATAAAGTTTTTCTCTCTGTTCATCATACGCGAGACCCGCCGGATTCTTAAACTCTCCCGGGGAACCGATCGACAGCAAAAGATCCCCTGTTACTTTATTGAATGCAAAAACCTTATCGAGCCGTGAATCTGAAACAAACAGAATATTTCGCTTATTGTCTGTCGCGAGTCCTACAGGTCCGGCAATCGTTCCCATGCCCAGAAATCTGAGAGATGTCTTTTGTACGTCAAAA
Coding sequences within it:
- a CDS encoding 6-bladed beta-propeller produces the protein MRKIYLFFLLLSLAVLFGCAANAPVPDSIQKPSGEYVWPPPPASPKIKWVKQWSDRYDFGKPSQVMEFLIGKERVEKLRRPSGVVVDNAGNIYVADPEIRTIFVFDVQKTSLRFLGMGTIAGPVGLATDNKRNILFVSDSRLDKVFAFNKVTGDLLLSIGSPGEFKNPAGLAYDEQREKLYVADTQNHMIKVFNNDGRLMSTIGERGSEKGEFNFPSYLALDQSGRLFVVDSFNFRVQIFDPDGKYIKEFGRLGDSSGYFTRPQGIGIDSEGHIYVVDTAFNNFQIFDEEGKLLLWVGNPGKKPGEFYLPTGLFIDNKDRIYITDTFNRRVQVFQYVSGKQPQ